The genomic DNA GCGCTTTTTAGCGGAGGGAGGTTTTTGGGTTCTTGTCTTGAGGCTGCGGGGGAGGGTTTCTGGATGAGGAAGTCTGATGCGGTGTTAGGCAAGATGTGCAAGGATCCGATTAGCATACGGGAGCTGCTCGCttctgaggaggaagagggtgatggtggtggtggtggtggtggtggtggtggtgatgatgatgggttggcgAGGATCAAGGACGATGGGTTGCCACTCAACTTTTTTAGGTTTGCCACTCCgcttgatggggaggagatcaagactAAGTTTAAGAGCCGActtgccgagctggaggggttgctgactgcgggggagagggagcatgtggttagggagggggtttgtaTTTTTGACGTGATGAATGGGATTGTGGGGCAGCTGGATGGGCTGTTTGATAGCCATcctggggatgatgataaagtggaagaagagaatggggtggtggatacTTGGGCTAGTATGCTTGTGCCTAGGGCTGCGATGGtggcgggggggaggttgagggataGCGTTGCTGTagcgaaggagagggggatgagggcgCTGAGGAAGGCGACGTTTTCGGGCGGTGATAGGAGCACgctggttgaggaggggaggtcgCGTtcgcacacacacaagagGAAGAGTGAGGGGAacttggaggggttgaataCGAGTTCTTCGCCTGCTACGGCTGAGACGAGTACCAGTGGGCTGCATGCTCATGGGACTATTACGTCCGTGACGGAATTGGTGGAGAAGACGAGTGTGGGCAAGGGGAAGGCAACGgcggtggaagggggtgaggcggtcaaggtggtgagatttggggaggagactgCGCTTATACAGCAGCGGAGAAACGGGGCGAAGAGTGTGACGGCGAAGGCGGAGGCGGTACAACAGGATATGTGGACGTCACCTAAGGGACAGTGTCCGCTTGCTAGGATTAGACGACAGGACCGCGGGTCAGTCACAAAGGTTAGGGATGCGAGAGTAGAGGGGATCAAGAATCCGTTTACGTTTTGGAGCTTGGTCTTGCTGGTTGCCCTGGTCGGCTTTGGCTGGGGTTATGCGTACGGATATATCATTGGGCGGTAGGCTTCGTTTTTATCAGTTTGGGGGTTCtttgtggtggggggtttaACGGTGTTCATGCTGCAATGGTATCACGGGTATGGTTTTGTTCGGGAGGGTGttctgggagggagggggtaacctggtgttttcttttcgttcCGTTTCGTTTCGATACCTAGGACCTGTAGTGTTTACGactttcttcttcctttccaGAGGTTGTTAGATAGGGGCATGAGGTCAGATCCTCTGATAGAGTGGAGTAGTGCATGAATACACCTATCAAACCTCAACGAAGTCGGCACTGCTGGTATTAATGTCACTTTGAGACTCGGAGCAAGAATCTTATGCTCGCGTAGGGTTGTTGCTCTTTAATCGAACGGCCTGGCACCCTCGCCACAAAACAACTGGTACACAGACGTAAGTTAAGCTACATCATGTGCGGTTGCTCCGGGGCCGCTTGGTCCCACCTTGTGTCAGGCCCACGCTTTGGCTGCTCTGGATTAGGCTTTGTTGACCATATTTCACACGCTTGATAGCACTTCAGTTCATTGAAAACGAAGTCTGCGCAATCAGAGTCGGATAGGCGTGGTCTCCATATGCCTCAACGGCCTGTTGGACTTTAGAAGCGTCTACTGACGACGGGAGAGTGCTGCTCCTCTGGGACGTGGTGAAAATCCGATTGATCGACACCGATAGCTGGGAATGAGAGGTTAGCAGAGTTGTGCGAAATTAATAAGGGCTCGATCTTGCATAAATTATAGTGTGAAGCGTTAGCCGGCTGATCCGTGTCATGGAGCGATCTCCaggaaggaggtcaagatgcTCCGTAACGCTCGCTCGGCGTCATCGAGTGGTaaaggaagaggggggaaaaaattatataaaaGACGGGATAGGGTTCCTGCAGCAGCGTTGAACGTCTGGGGGAATTGCCACAAGTCTGGGGTTTTTCTGCGACTTCTGAGCTCGCTCTTGGTGCCACTGGCTTGTCGCGAACCATGAGTTGGACCATTAGAAATAGATGAACAAACCAAAGCTTCTTGACTGACTAGACAAAATCAAGAACCGGATCGGTTTTCCCTATATATCGCCATCGAACTCATAGGCATCAAATCGGGACCTGTCTGccacatacgaccataccCAGCTGGAATtacggcatcccgtccgaTCTGCCCGAGTCGAACAGCTGAGGGGCTGAGccagtactcaggtgggtgaccgctggggaatcctcggtgttgtatgtttttgcgCTTTTTATCTGGATCGCGTGTGGCCTCTTCATATGTCGGCATAAGCTGGGTATTTCCAGTTATGTCACTGGTTTCCTTCCATCTCGCTTCAGACATCCCTGGGGCAAGTATATTCGGCCGCCTGGGGTTTGTTGTTTGCTGTTTTGTCCTGGACTTCGACCGAGCGTGaatcttggtggtggttcctTCGTTGTTTTGGCTCTTTGCGGTTCTCTTGTTCTGAAGATTCCTCCTCGATTGGGGGGACTTTGTGAAGTATGATTCACGGCTGGTGGAAAGAGGGCGCCCGTTCCTAGGCTGTTGGGTTtgtggaggtgttgaggtggCCGGGGTGCTTCCTTCTAGCTGCTGGATCTCATGCCATTTTCCACAATGTTGGGTCGTCTTCGTGCGTTGGTTTCCCCGGTCCATCTATGGTCagtggatgaagaggagccaGACTCCGGACAGCATACAtatgggggaaggggggaaggggggtggcgGAAGGGCCAACGGACTGAAAGCTCGAGGCTTGGTGGACGTTAAAGGTGAGAATGTTGTCTTTAATCTTATGGTATTGTCTGTCTCAAGATTCTCTACGAGCAGCCCGAAAACGAAGAGGGGTAGTAGTGCCTCGGGGCAAGAAAATCTACCCATAACTATACTACAAAAGAAAGATATAAAACACAAAACCTCTTCCCAAAAAGAAATACCGAATTTATTTCTCAATCCCGTCATTAATTCCCAACTCGTCAGCAACGAGTCAATGGTGCAAAAGCTATCGCATGGGGTGTCACCCCAAAGCCAGTTCATCCTCCCACATCCATCGCAATGTTGCGCGCCGAATAACATATCTCCCATATCTAGACACCATTCCCAACCAATAACGCCTTCCATAAATGCACCTTTATATCGCTGTCTCCTCGTGTGTCTATCTTTCTATTCTCGACCTGTGTATCAAGGGAAAACGAAAGACTCTTCCAGAGCTAATCAGAAAGAAACGCCCAGTCCAACGCCAAACGAAAAGGGGTATCTCTGAATCGTGAAATGTCATCCCATAACGCCATATATGTGATGCTATTGCTGTATTCGGGTATCGTTCATGTTGGGTCGTTGTTGTGCTGtgtttatatatatatatatatataatttttttttttaaaaaaaaaagaaaaaccaagAAGAGAATGCCGGGGAGATAGTGTTGATGTCAATGTTGGAGTAGTCCGCTCGATGACGACGTTTCTTGTTGAACGAATCGGTGATGTCTTGTagtggaggaaggagatcCATATGTGTATATGATGCCGGCTGTACGTTTCAACAGACAAATGTAGACGCTTGTATGCCTGATGTAATGTATGGGTTTTATACAGCGTGGTGCTCTATTGTACACACCGGCGAGGTCGTGTTTAAAAATGGTCTTTAGAGTTCATGAAGGGCCATGTCGAGCTCATCAACCAGAAACACCCTACTTGACCGCAGCTTGCTCGCTCGCACATCAGCCTCCCCAACGCTCTTAACGCGGGGCCGCTTGGCGATCTTGAAGGTCATAGGCCTAGCAGACCTCTCCGAGCTTGACGAAGCCGGCAGGTCAGGAGCACTCTGGTAGGGAGCAGGGGAACTCCTCTTGTTGGCCCACTTGATCCGCGTGGTCTTCTTCGAAGTGGCAGACCAGGTCGAGTCGAGCGAAGTATTGGAGCAAGACGAGGACGAGCGAGCAATCTcgaggttgctgctggaagTGCTTCCCGAGGGCGAAGGCACGCCGCTGCTCTCGGGACTGACCGACCTCTCCTGCGCTACCTCGAAGGCCTTCTCTAGGGCTTCGGGGGAGAGCTTCCGGTTGATGACCTTGATACGCGGCACCCGGTTTGGTGTCGTTGAGCGACTGGCAGAGTCGACAGGGGTGGTCGGGCGAAAATTGGTCACCTTAATTTTGGTGATCTTGGTGGGTGAGGCCGAACGTTTGACAGAGCCAGTTGGAGGGTTGCCACGTGAGTTGAcaaccttgatcttggtgatTCGGGAAGGCGTCGCAGAAGCGACAgccggaggagatggtgaacACGAGCGAGGGTTCACGAGAACAATGACCTTTGGCGGCGAAGGTTCAGTGGGGGTCCCTGACCGGGAGCTCTCCGGGGTCGACCAACCCTCGGGaatcttgatcttgatgacCTGGATGCTTGTCAAACTCGCCACACTCGGCGACCGCTCCGGAGTTGGCATCTTAAACTCAAGGTCCGCTAAGGCGTCGCTAGAAGAGCCATCGGGATTCTGGCGAGCATGCTCCGCCAACATCTCCTTGTACTGGCGAGCGAGGTTGGTGGGCGGCGCGGTGTATTGAATGCGGATCTTGTTGGGCTGGAAATCCTCGTCCGAGACGGTGTCCATTCTGCGCTTACGCTTAACACGGAGGCTCGCCGTGGTGGAGGTCGAGGCATCCGTCTCGTCACCGCTGCCGTAGGGGTCCTGGGAATCGGAAACAACAGTGCAGCTctcagcaccgccagcctTGCCAGCACTGCGGCCGTCTTCGATCTCTTCCCCGGGAAGCTTGAACGGGCGACCACCGGGCAAAATAACACGCCGACCATGACGGCGGGCTTGTGTCTCTGTGAGCTCAGTGAGGACTTCCAGCTCCGAAGTCGGTTTCTCGGTGATCTCTACATTGTCACCGACTGGATCAGACTCTGGGTTGCTGGCAAGTCTAGTCTGGAGATCAAGATCGACGCGAGCAAGCTGGCCCAGGAACTCAGGAAGCTTCTCCAAAAGGCCGGATTGGCAAAGCATGGCGGCATCG from Podospora pseudoanserina strain CBS 124.78 chromosome 2, whole genome shotgun sequence includes the following:
- a CDS encoding hypothetical protein (EggNog:ENOG503PHPJ), whose product is MREAPIPSHSHPDSWHRVQIGCFHRNQPHLLWNTTQGLEQQQASEHTSPDQNWADRYYKGYNYAFKRPTALLKQYPNLFNMNTQAHARLEQQTPAQTATPEPESGDPREFRRWERQAIPSEPFPEFTEPLLASDELINEALEMRSCRSSGGDAEASKRVDAAMLCQSGLLEKLPEFLGQLARVDLDLQTRLASNPESDPVGDNVEITEKPTSELEVLTELTETQARRHGRRVILPGGRPFKLPGEEIEDGRSAGKAGGAESCTVVSDSQDPYGSGDETDASTSTTASLRVKRKRRMDTVSDEDFQPNKIRIQYTAPPTNLARQYKEMLAEHARQNPDGSSSDALADLEFKMPTPERSPSVASLTSIQVIKIKIPEGWSTPESSRSGTPTEPSPPKVIVLVNPRSCSPSPPAVASATPSRITKIKVVNSRGNPPTGSVKRSASPTKITKIKVTNFRPTTPVDSASRSTTPNRVPRIKVINRKLSPEALEKAFEVAQERSVSPESSGVPSPSGSTSSSNLEIARSSSSCSNTSLDSTWSATSKKTTRIKWANKRSSPAPYQSAPDLPASSSSERSARPMTFKIAKRPRVKSVGEADVRASKLRSSRVFLVDELDMALHEL
- a CDS encoding hypothetical protein (EggNog:ENOG503P25T; COG:P), producing MAPDTSPTTSTSPLPHLGNSINAATRTQHTKLNKSILLRLPLSVPPVAYNPTAYLTGLLHMAPIYIAFESAWDKILASHDAALDHPSSSLLVLPENQTLPPFPFGTTADPIGDEKCERVHAVLHHLKISGMARSGSLKRDIRAMSGWDETEVEEMLEQVKNTGRLGEFVRHIHANIARQPEVVIAYAWVLYMALFSGGRFLGSCLEAAGEGFWMRKSDAVLGKMCKDPISIRELLASEEEEGDGGGGGGGGGGDDDGLARIKDDGLPLNFFRFATPLDGEEIKTKFKSRLAELEGLLTAGEREHVVREGVCIFDVMNGIVGQLDGLFDSHPGDDDKVEEENGVVDTWASMLVPRAAMVAGGRLRDSVAVAKERGMRALRKATFSGGDRSTLVEEGRSRSHTHKRKSEGNLEGLNTSSSPATAETSTSGLHAHGTITSVTELVEKTSVGKGKATAVEGGEAVKVVRFGEETALIQQRRNGAKSVTAKAEAVQQDMWTSPKGQCPLARIRRQDRGSVTKVRDARVEGIKNPFTFWSLVLLVALVGFGWGYAYGYIIGR